From a single Ailuropoda melanoleuca isolate Jingjing chromosome 12, ASM200744v2, whole genome shotgun sequence genomic region:
- the LOC100472979 gene encoding zinc finger protein 585A — MTMSANRTSPQKSLVLDPEERDNSYEGSVSFRDVAVDFSREEWQHLDLAQRSLYRDVMLETYSHLLSVGFEVPQPEVFMLEQGKEPWALQGESPHQNCPEELWQIGDQRESYQQRENKTLRDVAFIKKIFTTKDYEYKDIRKIIHVSQNILPPKRPYQCDSFGNALKHNLDLHSHYRNSASKNINKITEYSKISSYTDSECSPTGEKLWDYNQYGKILSYKQAPSQHQKIHTGEKSYECAEFGKIFTQKSQLRVHLKVHTGEKLYVCIDCGKAFVKKPEFITHQRSHTREKPYKCSECGKAFFQVSSLLRHQRIHTGEKLYECSECGKGFSYNSDLSIHQKIHTGERHHECNDCGKAFTQKSTLKMHQKIHTGERSYICIECGQAFIQKTHLIAHRRIHTGEKPYECNNCGKSFISKSQLQVHQRIHTRMKPFIYTEYGKMFNNSSNLITHKKVQIREKSSICTECGKAFTYRSELIIHQRIHTGEKPYECRDCGKAFTQKSALTVHQRIHTGEKSYVCMKCGLAFIQKAHLIAHQIIHTGEKPYKCGHCAKSFTSKSQLHVHKRIHTGEKPYMCTKCGKAFTNRSNLITHQKTHTGEKSYICSKCGKAFTQRSDLITHQRIHTGEKPYECGTCGKAFMQKSHLNIHQKIHTGERQYECHECGKAFNQKSILIVHQKIHTGEKPYVCSECGRAFIRKSNFITHQRIHTGEKPYECSDCGKSFTSKSQLLVHQPIHTGEKPYVCAVCGKAFSGRSNLSKHQKTHTGEKPYICSECGKTFRQKSELIIHHRIHTGEKPYECNDCGKSFTKKSQLQVHQRIHTGEKPYVCAECGKAFTDRSNLNKHQTTHTGDKPYKCVVCGKGFVQKSVLSVHQSIHT; from the exons GGATCGGTGTCCTTCAGGGATGTGGCTGTAGATTTCAGCAGAGAGGAGTGGCAGCATCTAGACCTTGCACAGAGAAGCCTGTACCGGGATGTGATGCTGGAGACCTACAGTCACCTGCTCTCTGTAG GGTTTGAAGTTCCCCAACCAGAAGTTTTCATGTTGGAGCAAGGAAAGGAGCCATGGGCATTGCAGGGTGAGAGCCCACATCAGAACTGTCCAG AAGAATTGTGGCAGATTGGTGACCAGAGAGAGAGCTatcagcaaagagaaaacaaaactttaagaGATGTTGCTTTCATCAAGAAAATTTTTACTACAAAGGATTATGAATATAAggacattagaaaaataattcatgtgAGCCAAAACATTCTTCCACCAAAAAGACCCTATCAATGTGACTCATTTGGAAATGCTTTGAAGCATAATTTAGATTTACACAGTCATTATAGAAACAGTGCATCAAAGAACATTAATAAGATTACTGAATATAGTAAAATTTCTTCCTATACTGACTCTGAGTGTTCTCCAACAGGAGAGAAGTTATGGGACTATAATCAATATGGAAAAATCCTCAGCTATAAACAAGCACCCTCTCAACATCAGAAAATTCATACTGGGGAAAAATCTTATGAATGTGCTGAATTTGGAAAGATCTTCACCCAGAAGTCACAGCTCAGGGTACATCTGAAAGTTCATACAGGAGAAAAACTCTATGTATGCATCGACTGTGGGAAGGCTTTTGTAAAGAAGCCAGAATTCATTACACATCAGAGAAGCCATACTAGAGAGAAACCCTATaagtgcagtgaatgtggaaaagcttttttCCAAGTATCTTCTCTCTTAAGGcaccagagaattcatactggagagaaactttatgaatgcagtgaatgtggaaaaGGATTCTCTTATAACTCTGATCTCAGTATACATCAAaaaattcatactggagagagaCACCATGAATGCAATGATTGTGGCAAAGCATTTACACAAAAGTCCACACTCAAGATGCATCAGAAGATTCATACAGGTGAGCGATCCTATATATGTATTGAATGTGGACAGGCCTTCATCCAGAAGACACACTTGATTGCACACCgaagaattcatactggagaaaaaccatatgaatgCAATAACTGTGGGAAGTCCTTCATTTCTAAGTCACAGCTCCAGGTACATCAACGAATTCACACAAGAATGAAACCCTTTATATATACTGAATATGGGAAGATGTTCAACAATAGTTCCAACCTCATTACACACAAGAAAGTTCAAATTAGAGAGAAGTCTTCCATATGTACTGAATGTGGTAAGGCCTTTACGTACAGGTCAGAACTAATTATacaccagagaattcacactggggAAAAACCTTATGAATGCAGAGATTGTGGAAAAGCCTTTACTCAGAAGTCAGCACTCACAGtgcatcagagaattcatacaggGGAAAAATCATATGTATGCATGAAATGTGGACTAGCCTTCATCCAGAAGGCTCACTTGATTGCACATCAAATaattcacacaggagagaaaccttataaatgtGGCCACTGTGCGAAATCCTTTACTTCCAAGTCACAACTCCATGTACATAAACgaattcacacaggagagaaaccttataTGTGCACTAAATGTGGGAAGGCATTCACCAACAGGTCAAATCTTATTACACATCAGAAAACTCATACAGGAGAGAAATCCTATATATGTTCTAAATGTGGAAAGGCCTTCACGCAAAGGTCAGACTTGATTacacatcagagaattcatactggagagaaaccttatgaatgtggTACCTGTGGAAAAGCCTTTATGCAAAAGTCACACCTCAATATACACCAGAAAATTCATACTGGAGAAAGACAGTATGAATGccatgaatgtgggaaagcctttaacCAGAAGTCAATACTCATTGTGCATCAGAAaattcatacaggagagaaaccttatgtATGCAGTGAGTGTGGAAGAGCTTTTATCCGGAAATCAAACTTCATTAcccatcagagaattcatactggagagaaaccttatgaatgcaGTGATTGTGGGAAATCCTTCACCTCCAAATCTCAGCTCCTGGTGCATCAACCAATTCATacaggagaaaaaccatatgtGTGTGCTGTttgtgggaaggcctttagtgGCAGGTCAAATCTCAGTAAACACCAGAAAACTCATACTGGAGAAAAGCCGTACATCTGTTCTGAATGTGGGAAGACCTTCAGACAGAAGTCAGAGTTGATTATACATCAtagaattcacactggagagaaaccttatgaatgcaATGACTGTGGCAAATCTTTCACTAAGAAATCACAACTCCAAGTGCATCAGCgaattcacacaggagaaaagCCTTATGTATGTGCTGAGTGTGGGAAGGCTTTCACAGATAGgtcgaatttaaataaacaccAGACAACACACACTGGAGACAAACCCTATAAGTGTGTAGTCTGTGGGAAAGGCTTCGTCCAGAAATCTGTGCTCAGTGTCCATCAGAGTATTCACACTTGA